In the genome of Succinivibrio dextrinosolvens, the window TCCTGAGATGATTGACGCTGTAACTAAATTCGGCGTAACTCGAAGAGCTTGTGAAAATGGCCTGATAAAGGTCGATTGCATAAATCCTCGAGATTATACAGAAGATAAATTCGGTAACGTGGACGATAAACCTTATGGTGGTGGTCCAGGAATGCTGATGCAGGTACAGCCATTAAGAGATGCTCTTAGAGTGGCTCGAAGTCAAGCACCAAAGGATACTAAAGTTGTATGTATGTCTCCTCAAGGCGTACAGCTCAATCACTCGTTGGTCACAGATATCCACAGTTGGGGCTCTGTAATTCTTATAGCGGGACGCTATGAAGGTATTGATGAGCGTGTCCTTCAGAAGGAAGTCGATCTGGAGGTTTCTGTCGGTGACTACGTCCTCTCAGGGGGTGAACTCCCTGCCATGTGTATCATCGATGCTGTTTCAAGAATGGTTCCTGGTGTATTAGGAAACATTCAGAATGCGCAAGAAGATTCTTTTGCTCAAGGTTTACTGCATTTTCCGCAGTATACACGTCCAGAAGAAATTGATGGAATGAGAGTTCCTGAAGTTCTGATGAGTGGTAACCATGAGAAGATAAGAAACTGGCGCCTACAGCAATGTCTTGGTCGTACATATGAGAGAAGACCTGATTTGCTGAAGAATCGTGTGCTTACCAAGTTAGAACGTAAGCTGCTTGATGAATATCTTCAAGAACACGATTTTAAATAGTTTTTTTGTTTATCCTTATTAATGGAAGGTACTAAAAATGGCTAGCAATCCAATTATTGACCAGCTAGAGAAAGAGCAGATTCGTACTGATATTCCTGAGTTTAACCCAGGTGATACCGTACGTGTTGAGGTTAAGGTTGTTGAAGGTGACAAGACCCGTCTACAGGCTTTCGAAGGCAATGTTATTGCAAAGCGTAACCGCGGTTTAAATTCATCTTTCACCGTTCGTAAGATGTCATCAGGCGAGGGTGTTGAGCGTGTATTCCAGACTCACTCTCCAATGATTGCATCTGTTAAGGTAACCCGTCGCGGTGACGTTCGTCGTGCTAAGCTATACTACTTACGCGATCGTACCGGTAAGGCTGCACGTATCCGTGAGAAGATTAATTAATCAGATAATCTCCCAGACTTTGCTAGCTCTAACTGATCTATGAAAGTTTGGGTATACAGGTGCTCCAGCTAAGTCTGGAGCATTTTTCATTCAAGACTCTGAGGAATCATCAGATCCTGATTCAATTCTTCTTCAAACGTAACTGCTCAGCCCCCCCTTAAATTAAAACTTTCTCAGTTTCGCCTTTGAAAGCGAGAGCCAATGCTTCGAATTCATTTATGCCATGCTTCCTGGCGGTGCTGAGATAGGATGTAATCGTCAGGTAGGTCTGAGCTCCAGCCTTAGTACGAAAACATCCAGAAACCTTTGCCTTAGTCTTTACATTGCGTAAGTCTCTCTCCGCCTGATTGTTATCAAATGGAACCAGGAAGTTATGTATAAACAGGCACACCGAATCCTTGAGCTTAATCAGCCTGTCTATTAAGGCTCTTTCCTTGCCTTTCTTCTTTTTTCCTCGTTTTTTAGGCTCTATCTTATCCGGAGGTGGACATCCCATATTGGCATAAGCCATGATTTCGTCATACTCTTTCTTAAGGGCTTTTATAAGTTTCTCGCTTAACTCTGTTCTGCATTCTTCTATAGCCTGTTCTTTTGCGGTTTTCATGGTTATAAGCAAATCCTTAAGTCTTTCTGCCCATATATGAGTTGGATTATTCTCAATATTGGCTATAAGTTCTCTTAACAGATGAGCGCAGCAGACAGCATGGAGAATATCTTTGAATTTCCAGTAGGCTCCCCAGCAGTCATGGACTGCAGTTCCACCGAAATTCTGAATTACTCCGTTATCCTCTATACCTTCCTGTCCTCGTTTCTTATTGACGGTAAGGTAAGTGTACTTTTCATTCGAGGAGTTATGAACCCTGATTGTTACTATTACTGATGTAATTATAACATCCTGAATTTCAGCACTTTTCGTTATCGAAATCAGAAGTACACCATGTGCTTTAAAACGATCGAGAAGGAGCTGAGCAGATCGTTACAGATCGATATGTAGTCAAAATGACAAAACAAAGCACTTCAAAACAACATCGCTGTATTCGCGTTATATGAGCAATAAGGCTATTCCTGCTAAATGCAAAGAAAAAAGCATTTTGATTAGGGATGTGAGACAATTCACAATGTAAATTCTAAAAGAACAAACTGACTGTAAAAGTCAGTCAAAATACTCAAAACTATTTTTCGGTATTCGACCGTTCTGAGTAGTTACTCAAATTTTTGTAAAGATTTTTTGATCCTATCTGCAAAAGTCTTACAAAAAAAATATTAACCTTTCTTTTATTTCTATACTTAATTAGATTTAGGTGTCTGTTTTTATCCGATTCCATCCATAGAATTACTCTACAGCGCGGAGGATTCATGTATTACCGTTTCTTAAGGTTCATATTTGCGTGCGTTCTGCTTTTGGGCTGGGTATTACCTGCTCAGGCATTTGATTTGCCAAGAATCAAGGTAACTATGCTGATGGAGCATGAAGGCTTTCTGATGTGGTATGCCAAAAAGCAGGGCTTTGATAAACAGGTTGGAGTGAATATCGATCTCACGATTTTAGATACCAATGGTATCGATATGATGAACCGTCATCGTGAGAATCCCAACAGCTGGAATGTAACCTGCGTTACCAGTATTCCTCTGATAGTAGGTTCTAACCAGATGCCTCTCGAAATTGTTGGTATTGCCAATGATGAGTCAACTACAACTGGTATATACGTAAAACCTGACAGTGAAATTCTAAAAGATAAAGGCTGGAACGAGGATTATCCGGATGTCTACGGCTCTCCTGAAAGTATTAAGGGCAAGACCTTTGCGGTTAAGAACCTTACCCCTGGAGCATATGTTCTGGTTAAATATCTTGAAATCTTTGATATGGATTTTAGTGATATCAAAGTAGTGGATTTAGGCGGAAAGGAAAGTATTCAGACTCTTGAAAAAGGGGAGGTTGACGGAATTGCAATCTGGTCTCCTGATACCTACCTGGCTGAAAGCAAGGGTTTTAAGCTTGCCTCGACAGCAGATGATATTGATGCAGAAATCCCAATGATGTTCACGGTTGATAAGAAATATACCGAAGATCATGGGGATGTTATTGCAAAAATGCTGGCGGCATACCTTCTGTCAGTTGAAGCACAGATCGAAAATCCACGCTCTTTAACCGGGGAGTATCAGAAATTCCTGAGAAAATACTCCAATTATGAATTCTCAAAGGAGTTCTGTGAGTACGATATTCTTCGTCATTCTGTTATCCCGCTGGAAACTCAGCTGAAAATGTTTGAGAAAAAAGGAAACGGAAAGAGCTCAATCCATAAACTTGAGTCTACAATGACCAGCAGTCTGATGCTGCTTATGTATGACAGCAGTACGGATAATTATTCCATGACTGCAAAGCGTGTTAAGAATCCCCGTTTTGTTACTGACAAATATTTAAAGCAGGCACGTCGTATCCTGTCTAATCTTAAGAAATAGTTTGAAGAGCTGTTTATGAATAGGTTTATTTGATTCTTCTTTTGGGGACGTCGTAACGATAATCACGTCTTGTTGTTCAATTGACTAATCTGAATACTTTCAATAAATACTATTGAATTTTGTGAGTTAGTACGTTCACAGATCTTAATTAGATGATGCCTTTATTGTTTTTGTGCAAAAGTATTTTTGTTTTATTTCATGGTATGTCATTCTATTTATGATTGATTCTGCCTCTTCTAAGACGGCTGAATGAATGGCAACAATTAAACAATCATATAGGACTACATAACTATGAAATTTAAGAACGTTATCTTAGCTACAATGCTTTTATCAACCGCTACTTTTGCTGCTCACAATGATGTAAGGACAGCTCCAGAAAAATATTACCTGAATGCGTCTGACGTAGCTGACAGCTTAGCTTTGTTACCTCCTCCTCCTGCAATGGACAGTATAACCTTCTTAAATGATCAGGCTCAATATAACAAAGGATTCATGTTACGTAAGACTGAAAGGGGGGCTCAGGCTGCAAGAGATGCTGAGATTGATGCAAAGGGTGTATCTGCAGCTTTATCAGAAGCTTTTGGCATGAAGATCTCAAAGGATAATACACCTCAGATCTACAAACTAATCAGCAAGATGGTTGAGGATGCAGGTGACTTGGCAACCAGATCTGCAAAAGAGCATTACATGAGAGTTCGTCCTTTTGCTTTCTATGGGGTTAATACCTGCAATATGAAAGATCAAAAGACTTTATCTACTAATGGATCTTATCCTTCAGGACATACAGCAATTGGCTGGGCGGAAGCCTTGGTTCTAGCAGAAATTAATCCTTTCAGACAGAACGAAATTCTAAAGAGAGGCTTTGAGATGGGCCAGAGCCGTGTAATCTGCGGTTACCACTGGCAATCTGATGTTGATGCTGCTCGTGTAGTTGCTTCTGCTGTTGTTGCCCGTTTACATGCTAATGATGAATTTAATGCTCAGTTAAAGTTAGCAAAAGAAGAGTTTAAACAGAAATCAGAAGTTAAATAATACCTGATTTCATAAATAATTAAAAAGCTCAGAATTACTGCTTCGGTTTCTGAGTTTTTTTCTTTAATGGTGTTATTTTGCTGGTGTTTACTCTATTTTTTTATAGTTGTTTTTCTGATATCTAAGAGCTTCTTTAAGATACTGACTGGTAGTTTCTCTTTTGTATTTTTTTCCAAAGAAATCTAACGGTCCACTACTCTTGTTTGGCAGTTTTTCGAATTTCTTCACTATATTCTGTTCAAGAGTCTCCATTCCGCTTGTATACTCTCGGGTACTTGTGAATAGAGTAATCTGCTCACTGATACTATATGTAGGGTGTGATTTGAGATCATAAATACAGAAATCCTCGTTGAACACTTTTCCTGTGTACAGCATCAGGAACTGCTTATAGCTTAAAATCAGTTTGAAAACATCATCATTATGTATCTGAACTACTCGATCATAAAGAGCTAGAATCTTGGCCAGAATATCAGGATGCTTTTCTGCATAATCATAATCAGCGACAAATACAACAGGAACAAATGCTCCCACCTGTGCAGCGTGAGCTACAATCTGATGTCCCTGCTTTAAGGCTTCATAGTTTTCAGGAGCCCACAGAACCATACCATCGCCTTCTCGATTGTTCATTTTCTTTAGGGCTTCTGTGATTTGGCAGTCTACAATGTTTACATCTTCTTCCTTAAGTCCAAATATATTTAGCCAGTTTGATAGAGCGTAACTACTTGAGGTGCCATATCTTAAGAAGAAGGTTTTTCCTTTGATTGATTCAGGATCACCGTATACATTGGGATATTCGCGAGACCACCCTTTTACATTCAGAATCTCACTGTCTTTTTGAACCATGATATCTGTTGCGTAGGACTCATCATTGGCGATGCCGAAAATTTTGATTGGCACATTCTCAGAAGCGATAATTGCAGGAACTGCTCCTACACAGGTAACATCCCATTGATCACGATGTTCTCTTTTCTCGTTAAGAATATCAAGGCCGGATGAGTTAACAATCGAAAGCTCTAGATTTATTCCTAAATCTCGATCCCATCCCTGCTGTTTTGCATACCATACCAGAAAACCTTCATGCTCCATCAGCATAGTAATTTTTACGTGATCAAGTGCATCATTGTTCTCTGACTCAAGAGCATGTACAGGAGAAAAAAGAAACGCTGATAATAGTCCCACAAAAAAACTGTTAGTGATTTTGCTAAGCATAATGTTTCCGTAACTGTTTATGATTATGTTTTAGTAATACTGTAAACGCTTATACCTAAGATAAACACAAAAGTAACACTATAAATTTTGATCAAAAAGATCGGTCATATATGATTTCAGATCGATCTTTTGAGGTACTGTTACTCCCAATTCCTCATAGCAGGTCCTAACCTGCTTGTTTGCCACCTCAACATATACCTGCTCAGAGTTTTTGTCTCGGAAACACATTAGTGACTGACATTTACCAATCATTGCTGACAATGAGTATACTGAGCCTTTTCTTATCTGCTGAATTTTGCTTCTTAAGATGGAATCTATAACATCACTGAGGATTTTTCCTCTTACAGTCAAATCACTCCATTTACATAAAGGCAGTAGCTTCAGGTACTCTTTATCCGTCTTAAAAGCGGTTTCAATATTGGTTCTGCAAAAGTATTCATCAAGCATCTGAGATGGTGTTTTTAGGTAATTTGCTATGAGTACAAAATAGCCGAATTTAGCCTGGTACCAGTTCTTTTCCCGATTTGTTAATGCATCATATTCTTCAGGATGCTCCATCATATATGAAGTATGACCTTTTAAAGCATTGTACTTATCGACATATACATAGCAGCGAACCGGCGTACCAAATATCATCTTGGTTACAGCTCTGCCAAAGTATATATGTCCTCCTCTGACAAAACTGTATTTAGCCTGATTAAACTGCTCTTTAAACTCCTGATAAAGTTCCCTGTAGGGATATCCTCTTTGGAAGGCATCCTTACAAGATACTTCTTTTCTGGAATAGGCTCCTGTTCTTTCTGGAGTTCAAAAGCCATAATCAGCTCTTTAGATGCATAACCTGCATCCAGAGTATATCCGTTGATTGTAATACCCAGACTTACCTCTACGTCTTTGCTGATAGTTTTAGTGTACTGATATCTAAAATATTACCAGGGATAACGTCGTACCAAATAGGTTGCAGTGTTTCTTCATCAAGAACCATTACAAGTCGCATCTGTATAGAGGTTGAAGCTACACCGTGAGAACACAGAGCGTTAAAAGGAGAATCAATTTTATTTGGAAGCGGAGTGGAATCAACAAAGCAGCCCTTGCCAAAAGATGGATTCTGTTTTCTCATGTAATCGCAGTATGCTCTGAAGAAGTCCATTCTTGCAGAATCTTCACCCATAGCCGAAAAGTATCTTGTATCAGATTTTAGACTCGATAAAGGAATGTCCTGTACACAGTAGAAAAGAAAAGATTTTGCTATAAAATCTTCACAGCTTATTCTGGAACCATCACGAAGTATTCCGTAAATTAGATGACAGAATAATCTCTCCTGTGTAACTTTTTCAGGAAAGGCGGTACAGATTACATCCCATAATCCAGAACTCTTCAATACCTCAGCAACTAGATAACCGTCTCCGAATACAGTATGTACATCTGCAGAAGGAAAAATCTGCTCTATGAGCTTTTCGTCATTAAACTGCTCTTCAGCTGCCTCTCTGGTCAGAGGAGAAGAAAATCTATCGGTATCAGCATCATAGATAACAAGACCTCTAGTTGGTGATTGAAATAAACCACAGCGTTTACTGTAGAGTTCAATAACCTTACCAAGCTTTTCTCGAACTCTTTGCTGCGCATGGTATTTTGCTTTTGGATCATAATTCACATCAATAATGGATGCAGAACCAGACAGAATTTTTCCACTTTCATCCTTTTTTAATTTCTGAATTCGGATAAATGCCATACAAAATACCTTGTTTTAAAGATTACATAACACTATATAGTGCTATTATAATATATATAAAGCAGGAATATCTAGGCATTTTACTGTTAAAGAACAATCAATAAGCAAAGTTATTGATAAAATGTGACTATAGTGTTACTTTTATATTTATCCTAGGTTATATCTTCAATTTTAGGTTATAAAGAATATTAGATAGGAGATAGCAGATTGAATATACAGGATAGTTTTAGTAATTGCGAATAAAATCAAAGAATATATAATTTATGAGCAAAAAAAAAGTTCGCATAAGCGAACCCTATTTTAGATTGGTTGCGGGGGCAGGATTTGAACCTACGACCTTCGGGTTATGAGCCCGACGAGCTACCGAACTGCTCCACCCCGCGTCAACGATGTATATAATATTCATTTCGCTATTTAATGTCAAGCATTTTGTGACATAAATTAAATTTTTTTTAAACTATAAAATATAAAAGCAATTAAAAACAATAAGTTAATAAAAAATAAATTTTAAACTAAAATCTGTTTTGCTGATCTGAGGTCATTATTTCTTGATTGAGTTCCTCTTAATATACTTCTGTATGGAGGAAAAAACTTTTAATGCGAAATTAGTTGTTATCTAATGTGCAATCTGAAAGCAAAGATTATATTTGAATAGCCAGTTAAATCATCAACAAGAATACCGTTTCGGAATAACGTCAGCGGTACTGTAGAGCGAATGTTACTTCTATGAGGCAACTCTCACGATGTTTTTGAGTCCGTGGAATAATCTAAATATATTTAAATACGTTGATATTTTTTCATGCAGACAATCTGGCATCTCAATTATTTGTAAATTCGAATAGACAACAGATATTTGTTCAGATTCTAAAATGGAAAAAATTTGAGTTCATGAACCTCTTGTAAACAAAGTCTTGAACCAAACGTAGCAAAGTCTTGATACAGTCTTAAACCTCAATCGTGACACAACTGCAAAATTATTAAGTAATCATGCTACAGTTTTAAACCGTACCTTGCGACACCTGTAAATTAACCTTAATACAGTCGTAAACAGATATTGATACAATTCAAAACAAATCTTATACCATCAGTAAACAAAAACCTGAGACACTTTTTTTGTCTCAGGCTTTATAAATAAGCTTTTATAACTCATTCAGAGGCGGAAGCCACAGGCTATTAGATTTTTACTCTGAATATCAATTTTCCTTTTTAGTTCGGCATTCTCTTTTTCAATTTCGTTATTCCTGAGAGTAAGCTCAATCTCCTTTTCTTTGATTCCAATACCTGCCTGAGGCTGTCATTGTATTTGCTGTTAAGGCTCTGGTAACTTATCTGCAGATCTTCATTACGGGCCTTGAGATTACATAGTTCCTGCAAATCCTTACCGTTGGCTATCTTTTTCTGCTCATTGATATAGGTACAGAGCATGGATGTGATATCGTAGGTAGAAACCTCAGGATCAGCAAGCTCAGTCAGTAGAGCTGGTGTCAGTTCAAGCCCTTTTTTGTAGGTTGACTCTATAATATTTTCCAACGTTAACGCTCTAAGACTGAACACTATTTTGCTCCTCTTATTTCTTCAGGTCTGCCTCTCCAGGAAGCTCCAGTGAGTCTGATTTCAATATCAGAATTCCTGAATAGTCTATTACAGAAAGCATCACAAATAGGCCCCTGAGTTTTAATAACTTCCTTCATATTGCTCATTCGCAGCTGAGTGGTAATAATGGTTGCTCCCTCGTTATAGCGGGCATCAACAATCTCATTGAGTTTAGCAACGATATCATCCTCGAGCATACAACCTCCGAAATCATCAATCAGCAAAACATCTGTGCGATGCAATAATTCGCGAAAACGAATGAAGGAGTCATCAACCTTGGCATTAAGTATGGAGATAAGCTCCATCATTCTGAAATAACGCACGGTATACCCTTTTCTTATAGCCTCAATCGCTGCTGCTATTGATAAAGCTGACTTTCCTACCCCTGTGGCTCCTGTGATTACAATGTTAACGCCCTGTTTTATGTAATTGGTTTCAGCCAGCAGAGCCAGTTTTTCAGGAAGCAATCCTTTAGGCATACTGGATGCTATCTGTGACAGATATATTTTTCGTGGTAACTTTGATTTTCTGTACAGCTTTTCAAAAGTCTTGGAGAGCTCTACTGCCTTCTGGCTTTCAAGGCATTTCTTGATCCTTTCCTCAAACTTCATTCCGTTAAATATAACTGGATTTGACATCTGATCTTCGAGCTCTGCTGCAATGCCATCGAGTTTCAAATCTTTAGCCATGGCAATCAGTTCAGACTGCTCGTTAAGTAATACGACTGGAGCATCGGTATTAAATGATTCCATTTTTAGTCCTTAACATACTGATGTGTATATGATTTATCTCCATTAGCATCTCCGAAAAGAGAAATCTGGATACCTATTTCACGGTTTACTGGCATTGGTGGCAGTTCATTAGTGCGCTGTACATACATGCTCTTTATAAAAGGAGTATTCCAGGTCTTAGGATCAAGTTGCAGTACCTTTGCGCAGCATTCTGATACCAGATTTTTATGTGCACATTTTTCATAAAATGAAATGACTCCTTTACAGCTTCGAAGAGCATTGAATGCTGAGCCGTTTCGTGCCTTTCCCAGTTCAATTCTGCTTACACAGAAGCGGTACAGATTTTCGTCTCCGAGATTTTTACATTTCTCGAAAAGAGCTTTCTCATCAGGAATATATTCTTTATCACTCAGAATTTTCTGGTGAGCTTCAGGGCGATGCTCCATCAGAATAGTTGATCCACCGTCATGGTCTTTCCTTAAATGACGGGCAATCTCCACGCCTTCATGTTTAATGATTACATAGTCATTGGTTAGATAAACCTCAACCTGCTTCTTGATATACCTGTAATCAACACTGTAAGTATGCCCCTCAATCGTCAGCAGGTAACTTCTAGGTACGGTTTTTATAATGGCATTGCCTTCAAATTCAGGAATAGTTGTTATTACTCTTGCTGCAGGCAGCTCATAGTTATGGAAAAGATAGCTGCGGGTTTTATCAATACTCTTGCGGAAAGGACCTTCATTGATTTCCTTTTCTACAAGCTCCATCAGGTGCTGACTGTGTTCGACTAAAGTCTTTACCTGAGTAAAGTCTGTTCTGTATTTTCTACACAGTTTCTCTGTTAAATTTACACTGTACTCCACGGCTGATTTGGCCTGAGGGTGATAAGGAGGCGCGGCGTCAATACATATGCCA includes:
- a CDS encoding Mu transposase domain-containing protein, with the translated sequence MNENSDKRQLPCSTIRLICSLGLTHMASIRRIARKAEVATNTVRKVLSRAADLGVKDPAVINAMNDHVLLEKFYPDLKPSLNAKPNTINRNSRFNPDFKEIGKVMLEKHQELKDVFDEYVSIAASYGALPFSKVYFYKRLQREIDELITADDFYFAQDFKYGEEVEIDFSGDPFKVITHNGVMTCNCCVVVWPASYYMYAEFVTSQCTAESCRVFGNAIRHWKNRAPLFCVCDNTKAWVTSHVGKDVVLNPAFEKYMASLGICIDAAPPYHPQAKSAVEYSVNLTEKLCRKYRTDFTQVKTLVEHSQHLMELVEKEINEGPFRKSIDKTRSYLFHNYELPAARVITTIPEFEGNAIIKTVPRSYLLTIEGHTYSVDYRYIKKQVEVYLTNDYVIIKHEGVEIARHLRKDHDGGSTILMEHRPEAHQKILSDKEYIPDEKALFEKCKNLGDENLYRFCVSRIELGKARNGSAFNALRSCKGVISFYEKCAHKNLVSECCAKVLQLDPKTWNTPFIKSMYVQRTNELPPMPVNREIGIQISLFGDANGDKSYTHQYVKD
- a CDS encoding IS66 family transposase, translating into MEDNGVIQNFGGTAVHDCWGAYWKFKDILHAVCCAHLLRELIANIENNPTHIWAERLKDLLITMKTAKEQAIEECRTELSEKLIKALKKEYDEIMAYANMGCPPPDKIEPKKRGKKKKGKERALIDRLIKLKDSVCLFIHNFLVPFDNNQAERDLRNVKTKAKVSGCFRTKAGAQTYLTITSYLSTARKHGINEFEALALAFKGETEKVLI
- a CDS encoding ATP-binding protein, with amino-acid sequence MESFNTDAPVVLLNEQSELIAMAKDLKLDGIAAELEDQMSNPVIFNGMKFEERIKKCLESQKAVELSKTFEKLYRKSKLPRKIYLSQIASSMPKGLLPEKLALLAETNYIKQGVNIVITGATGVGKSALSIAAAIEAIRKGYTVRYFRMMELISILNAKVDDSFIRFRELLHRTDVLLIDDFGGCMLEDDIVAKLNEIVDARYNEGATIITTQLRMSNMKEVIKTQGPICDAFCNRLFRNSDIEIRLTGASWRGRPEEIRGAK
- the rplS gene encoding 50S ribosomal protein L19; the protein is MASNPIIDQLEKEQIRTDIPEFNPGDTVRVEVKVVEGDKTRLQAFEGNVIAKRNRGLNSSFTVRKMSSGEGVERVFQTHSPMIASVKVTRRGDVRRAKLYYLRDRTGKAARIREKIN
- a CDS encoding ABC transporter substrate-binding protein — its product is MYYRFLRFIFACVLLLGWVLPAQAFDLPRIKVTMLMEHEGFLMWYAKKQGFDKQVGVNIDLTILDTNGIDMMNRHRENPNSWNVTCVTSIPLIVGSNQMPLEIVGIANDESTTTGIYVKPDSEILKDKGWNEDYPDVYGSPESIKGKTFAVKNLTPGAYVLVKYLEIFDMDFSDIKVVDLGGKESIQTLEKGEVDGIAIWSPDTYLAESKGFKLASTADDIDAEIPMMFTVDKKYTEDHGDVIAKMLAAYLLSVEAQIENPRSLTGEYQKFLRKYSNYEFSKEFCEYDILRHSVIPLETQLKMFEKKGNGKSSIHKLESTMTSSLMLLMYDSSTDNYSMTAKRVKNPRFVTDKYLKQARRILSNLKK
- a CDS encoding ABC transporter substrate-binding protein — its product is MLSKITNSFFVGLLSAFLFSPVHALESENNDALDHVKITMLMEHEGFLVWYAKQQGWDRDLGINLELSIVNSSGLDILNEKREHRDQWDVTCVGAVPAIIASENVPIKIFGIANDESYATDIMVQKDSEILNVKGWSREYPNVYGDPESIKGKTFFLRYGTSSSYALSNWLNIFGLKEEDVNIVDCQITEALKKMNNREGDGMVLWAPENYEALKQGHQIVAHAAQVGAFVPVVFVADYDYAEKHPDILAKILALYDRVVQIHNDDVFKLILSYKQFLMLYTGKVFNEDFCIYDLKSHPTYSISEQITLFTSTREYTSGMETLEQNIVKKFEKLPNKSSGPLDFFGKKYKRETTSQYLKEALRYQKNNYKKIE
- the trmD gene encoding tRNA (guanosine(37)-N1)-methyltransferase TrmD — translated: MYFGVITLFPEMIDAVTKFGVTRRACENGLIKVDCINPRDYTEDKFGNVDDKPYGGGPGMLMQVQPLRDALRVARSQAPKDTKVVCMSPQGVQLNHSLVTDIHSWGSVILIAGRYEGIDERVLQKEVDLEVSVGDYVLSGGELPAMCIIDAVSRMVPGVLGNIQNAQEDSFAQGLLHFPQYTRPEEIDGMRVPEVLMSGNHEKIRNWRLQQCLGRTYERRPDLLKNRVLTKLERKLLDEYLQEHDFK
- a CDS encoding acid phosphatase encodes the protein MKFKNVILATMLLSTATFAAHNDVRTAPEKYYLNASDVADSLALLPPPPAMDSITFLNDQAQYNKGFMLRKTERGAQAARDAEIDAKGVSAALSEAFGMKISKDNTPQIYKLISKMVEDAGDLATRSAKEHYMRVRPFAFYGVNTCNMKDQKTLSTNGSYPSGHTAIGWAEALVLAEINPFRQNEILKRGFEMGQSRVICGYHWQSDVDAARVVASAVVARLHANDEFNAQLKLAKEEFKQKSEVK